ACAAATCACTTTCGATGATGGCAGTGTGGCCAAATTATCTGAAATGCTAGGCCCATCACTGGTCATTTTAGGCAATCTGGTCGATTCGATGCAAAGCCTTTATTTCTCATCCAAAGTAGTAGATTATATTGCCTGGAGTATTACACATAATAAAGGATACGTGAAGGAAGGGGTTAGGTGGTAAGTCACTTTCCCTTTCATATTGGGAAACCAAACAAAGGTCCGCAAAATCATTAGTTTGCGGACCTTTTATTTTAATTGTCAAATCAAACAATTGATTTTTCAAGAAATTTTAATAGTTTTGATAGCGCTATCAACAAAGTACATAAGGCAATGGTCAAACGGTTTTACAAATGGCTTTATCAGGCTTATCCCCAAAATTATATTTTAAGAAAACCCTACGTAGGCACCTTGATTTTTTTGGCATTTTGTTTTGGGTTTGCTGTCTTGTACAAACCGCTGAAGATGCACGAATCCCGTTTTTTTAACTATGACCTCACAATGGCCGCTTATTGCCTGGCTTCATCGCTTCCCTTAATAATTTTGGTTAAAATAATAAATAAGATCCGGTATTTTTCAAAAGAGAAAGCATGGACCATCCTCAAGGAATTATTAGCCACCGGAATTGTCCTGCTGGGAATGGGTATATTTGTTTATTTTATCGGTTTTTTATTTGAATCGCCTGCCCAAAGGTGGAACCTGTTCACTTTTTTTGATTCCTGCAAACATGTTTTCCTGGTCGGCATAATCCCCTTCGCCTTTTTCACCCTGATCAATTACCCTTACCTCTTTTCAGTCCAAATTGTACAAGGTATCGGAACAGGCACTGATCCTTCAACCACCGTGCAGGCTGAAGAATTGATTCAGATTGGTTCTCAGCTAAAAAAAGAAGAATTGAGCTTTTACCCAAATCAATTCATTTACGCAGAATCAGACGGCAATTATGTTGTTTTTTACCTAAAAGGCGATCATCAAATCAGAAAA
The Bacteroidota bacterium DNA segment above includes these coding regions:
- a CDS encoding LytTR family DNA-binding domain-containing protein; this translates as MVKRFYKWLYQAYPQNYILRKPYVGTLIFLAFCFGFAVLYKPLKMHESRFFNYDLTMAAYCLASSLPLIILVKIINKIRYFSKEKAWTILKELLATGIVLLGMGIFVYFIGFLFESPAQRWNLFTFFDSCKHVFLVGIIPFAFFTLINYPYLFSVQIVQGIGTGTDPSTTVQAEELIQIGSQLKKEELSFYPNQFIYAESDGNYVVFYLKGDHQIRKEIIRNSISNIEQQLSAIPFFMRTHRAFIINIKEVLSKKGNSLGYHLKLSGIEAEIPVSRQNTQNFNQLLKQYR